One Dioscorea cayenensis subsp. rotundata cultivar TDr96_F1 chromosome 17, TDr96_F1_v2_PseudoChromosome.rev07_lg8_w22 25.fasta, whole genome shotgun sequence DNA window includes the following coding sequences:
- the LOC120280062 gene encoding ATP-dependent DNA helicase MER3 homolog isoform X3, producing the protein MLDYLQFLLRFPTLKTLRNGFWFQPKGLKGYAPAKNDFLFERRLQSFIFDILMQHSRGKSALVFCSTRKGAQAAAQHLSQIAVSLGPSSPFIKSKLQQEKLKEASLSCSDKQMQSCILTGVGYHNGGLCMKDRNLVEGLFLKGDIQILCTTNTLAHGINLPAHTVVIKSTQYFNKEKGLYLEYERSMVLQMCGRAGRPPFDDTGTVIIMTRKETVHLYENLLNGCEMVESQLLSCAIEHLNAEIVQLTVSDISLAIEWLKCSYLYVRIKKNPENYGVKRGIPCERLEKHMRDICVQKINELAEYGMIWTDEDAFLLKPLEPGKLMTKFYLKFGTMKDIVTAPGSCSLEDALHVVCRSEEIAWIQLRRNEKKLLNDINSDKEGRLRFHVIGENSKRKKRIQTREEKIFVLANDCLTGDPSIRDLSLNQDMNSICSNGCRIARCMKECFFYKKSYKGAVNSTLLAKSLRQRLWDDSPYLLKQLPGIGMVTAKALHSAGINSFRTLAEADPRKIEILTGRKYPFGNHIKESLLSLPPTLEMQIEEAECKVQGKSKITVKLTRLPRQISSSKQHFADMTVGSEEDNMILFHEKIRAEEFPSPYVVTVLVACPLHGKVTVKADLIFDEYVGLDVHEKHVVSRDIYSIRNATLVNEEAPTSYSGPKEMYIVEDGNKMSSYAAANDVTHDLNNSNKPLHSSVPSFELLDEETEDIYLQEPGEAEPKVKTEEMIFDHIRKKSKNFPTLVTSKEAMDCSYEPLILRSPIRTTKMSQSHFKADAYDYDFYGDDVILVDPTPPEAASSSSFFFDEQCYHTSKYRSFDNIVNSKPFSKPQGSVIKVSPLESDLSSRRPPTPSTHKEVGFLGFKSVFSFL; encoded by the exons ATGTTAGATTACTTGCAGTTTCTGCTACGATTCCCAACATTGAAGACCTTG CGGAATGGCTTTTGGTTCCAGCCGAAGGGATTAAAAG GCTATGCACCAGCAAAGAACGACTTCCTGTTTGAAAGG CGTCTCCAAAGCTTCATTTTTG ACATACTCATGCAACATTCAAGAGGAAAATCTGCACTAGTTTTCTGCTCTACTAGAAAAGGGGCACAGGCAGCAGCACAACACCTCTCTCAAATTGCTGTCAGCCTTGGTCCTTCAAGTCCATTCATAAAATCCAAGCTGCAGCAGGAAAAACTGAAGGAGGCTTCTTTGTCTTGCAGTGATAAACAAATGCAATCTTGCATACTCACTGGTG TTGGTTATCATAATGGCGGGCTTTGCATGAAGGATAGAAATCTCGTTGAAGGCCTTTTTCTCAAGGGCGATATTCAAATTCTCTGTACAACCAATACTCTTGCACATGGGATTAACTTACCAGCACATACTGTTGTAATCAAGTCAACTCAATATTT CAATAAGGAGAAAGGACTCTACTTGGAATATGAGCGCTCAATGGTACTACAG ATGTGTGGTAGGGCAGGCCGTCCACCTTTTGATGATACTGGGACGGTTATAATAATGACAAGAAAAGAAACA GTTCATTTGTATGAGAATCTCTTAAATGGATGTGAAATGGTGGAATCCCA ATTGCTTTCATGTGCAATTGAGCATCTAAATGCTGAGATAGTTCAGCTCACTGTCTCTGATATAAGCTTGGCAATTGAGTGGCTAAAGTGCTCGTACTTGTACGTGCGGATCAAGAAG AATCCTGAAAATTATGGCGTGAAGAGAGGAATTCCTTGTGAACGTCTAGAGAAGCACATGAGAG ATATATGTGTTCAGAAAATCAATGAGCTGGCAGAATATGGAATGATTTGGACGGATGAAGATGCTTTCCTTCTAAAACCATTAG AGCCAGGAAAACTGATGACAAAATTTTACCTAAAATTTGGCACAATGAAAGATATCGTGACAGCACCAGGAAGTTGCAGTTTAGAAGATGCCCTTCATGTTGTATGTCGCTCTGAGGAGATTGCAT GGATCCAGTTGAGACGTAATGAGAAGAAGCTTTTGAATGACATAAACTCTGATAAAGAAGGCAGGCTGCGGTTTCATGTCATTGGCGAAAATAGCAAAAGGAAAAAGAGGATTCAGACCAGGGAGGAGAAAATATTTGTCCTGGCAAATGACTGCTTGACTGGTGATCCTTCAATCAGGGATTTATCCCTTAATCAGGATATGAACTCAATATGCTCAAACGGCTGTAGGATCGCTAGATGTATGAAAGAGTGTTTCTTCTACAAAAAGAGTTACAAGGGAGCTGTGAACTCCACATTACTTGCTAAATCCTTACGCCAAAGACTCTGGGATGACAGCCCATACTTACTGAAACAACTCCCTGGCATTGGGATGGTCACAGCAAAG GCACTGCATTCAGCAGGAATTAATTCATTCAGAACTTTGGCAGAAGCTGATCCcagaaaaatagaaattttaacaGGTCGTAAATATCCCTTTGGGAACCATATCAAAGAATCGCTGCTATCTCTCCCTCCAACGCTGGAGATGCAGATTGAAGAAGCTGAGTGCAAAGTGCAAGGGAAGTCAAAGATCACTGTCAAGCTAACTCGCTTGCCGCGGCAGATTTCATCCAGCAAACAACACTTTGCAGATATG ACAGTGGGATCAGAAGAAGATAATATGATcctttttcatgaaaaaataaG GGCAGAAGAGTTTCCCAG cCCTTACGTTGTGACCGTTCTTGTTGCATGCCCTCTGCATGGGAAGGTGACTGTGAAAGCTGATCTCATATTTGATGAGTACG TTGGCCTTGATGTCCATGAAAAGCATGTGGTTTCCAGGGATATTTATTCCATCAGGAATGCCACATTGGTGAATGAAGAAGCACCTACTAGTTACTCTGGCCCCAAGGAAATGTACATAGTGGAAGACGGCAACAAAATGAGCTCCTATGCTGCTGCAAATGATGTAACTCATGATCTAAACAACTCTAACAAACCACTGCATTCTTCTGT GCCCAGCTTTGAACTTCTAGATGAAGAAACAG AAGATATCTATCTCCAAGAGCCGGGAGAAGCTGAGCCCAAGGTCAAGACGGAGGAGATGATATTTGACCACATCCGGAAAAAGTCCAAAAATTTTCCCACTTTAGTGACGTCCAAGGAGGCCATGGACTGTTCTTATGAGCCCTTGATCCTGAGGAGCCCTATTCGCACAACAAAGATGAGCCAGAGCCACTTCAAAGCTGATGCTTATGACTATGACTTTTATGGAGATGATGTGATTCTAGTTGATCCAACACCGCCAGAAGCCGCCTCATCATCAAGCTTCTTCTTTGATGAACAATGCTATCATACCAGCAAATACAGAAGCTTTGACAACATTGTGAACTCAAAGCCTTTCTCTAAACCACAAGGCAGTGTCATTAAAGTGTCGCCATTAGAATCAGATCTAAGTTCCAGGAGGCCACCAACACCAAGCACTCACAAGGAAGTTGGCTTTCTTGGCTTTAAAAGTGTCTTTTCCTTCCTTTAA
- the LOC120280062 gene encoding ATP-dependent DNA helicase MER3 homolog isoform X2, whose translation MDSCSLISVADLPAPFRSAFCFRYFNSLQSECFPVCFLSDVNMVVSAPTGSGKTVLFELCILRLLSRFLSYEGKFNHQKGTLKTIYIAPSKALVQEKLRDWNMKFNTWGINCLEMTGDNETYNLKNVHDADIILTTPEKFDSVTRHGIRDGGLSFFSDIALVLIDEVHLLNDPRGAALEAIVSRIKMLSRSSDMKSSPLANVRLLAVSATIPNIEDLAEWLLVPAEGIKRFGEEMRPVKLVTKVFGYAPAKNDFLFERRLQSFIFDILMQHSRGKSALVFCSTRKGAQAAAQHLSQIAVSLGPSSPFIKSKLQQEKLKEASLSCSDKQMQSCILTGVGYHNGGLCMKDRNLVEGLFLKGDIQILCTTNTLAHGINLPAHTVVIKSTQYFNKEKGLYLEYERSMVLQMCGRAGRPPFDDTGTVIIMTRKETVHLYENLLNGCEMVESQLLSCAIEHLNAEIVQLTVSDISLAIEWLKCSYLYVRIKKNPENYGVKRGIPCERLEKHMRDICVQKINELAEYGMIWTDEDAFLLKPLEPGKLMTKFYLKFGTMKDIVTAPGSCSLEDALHVVCRSEEIAWIQLRRNEKKLLNDINSDKEGRLRFHVIGENSKRKKRIQTREEKIFVLANDCLTGDPSIRDLSLNQDMNSICSNGCRIARCMKECFFYKKSYKGAVNSTLLAKSLRQRLWDDSPYLLKQLPGIGMVTAKALHSAGINSFRTLAEADPRKIEILTGRKYPFGNHIKESLLSLPPTLEMQIEEAECKVQGKSKITVKLTRLPRQISSSKQHFADMTVGSEEDNMILFHEKIRAEEFPSPYVVTVLVACPLHGKVTVKADLIFDEYVGLDVHEKHVVSRDIYSIRNATLVNEEAPTSYSGPKEMYIVEDGNKMSSYAAANDVTHDLNNSNKPLHSSVPSFELLDEETDIYLQEPGEAEPKVKTEEMIFDHIRKKSKNFPTLVTSKEAMDCSYEPLILRSPIRTTKMSQSHFKADAYDYDFYGDDVILVDPTPPEAASSSSFFFDEQCYHTSKYRSFDNIVNSKPFSKPQGSVIKVSPLESDLSSRRPPTPSTHKEVGFLGFKSVFSFL comes from the exons ATGGACTCGTGTTCACTGATATCTGTGGCTGACTTGCCTGCCCCCTTTCGATCTGCCTTTTGTTTCAG GTACTTTAATTCCCTGCAAAGTGAGTGCTTTCCTGTTTGCTTCCTCTCCGATGTAAACATGGTTGTCTCTGCACCTACCGGAAGTGGTAAAACAGTGCTCTTTGAGCTCTGCATTCTTAGGCTTCTCTCAAGGTTTCTTTCTTATGAGGGGAAGTTCAATCATCAAAAGGGAACCCTCAAAACT ATATACATAGCTCCTTCCAAGGCATTAGTACAGGAAAAGCTTCGTGACTGGAATATGAAGTTCAATACATGGGGAATTAATTGCTTGGAGATGACCGGTGACAATGAGACTTATAATCTGAAGAATGTACATGATGCAGACATTATACTAACTACCCCGGAG aaATTTGACTCTGTGACCCGTCATGGCATAAGAGATGGTGGTTTGAGCTTCTTCAGTGATATTGCTCTTGTACTTATTGATGAAGTTCACCTTCTTAATGACCCACGGGGAGCTGCTCTTGAGGCAATTGTTAGCAGAATTAAGATGCTTTCTCGTAGCTCAGATATGAAATCGAGTCCTCTAGCAAATGTTAGATTACTTGCAGTTTCTGCTACGATTCCCAACATTGAAGACCTTG CGGAATGGCTTTTGGTTCCAGCCGAAGGGATTAAAAG ATTCGGAGAAGAGATGAGACCAGTAAAGTTAGTAACCAAGGTTTTTG GCTATGCACCAGCAAAGAACGACTTCCTGTTTGAAAGG CGTCTCCAAAGCTTCATTTTTG ACATACTCATGCAACATTCAAGAGGAAAATCTGCACTAGTTTTCTGCTCTACTAGAAAAGGGGCACAGGCAGCAGCACAACACCTCTCTCAAATTGCTGTCAGCCTTGGTCCTTCAAGTCCATTCATAAAATCCAAGCTGCAGCAGGAAAAACTGAAGGAGGCTTCTTTGTCTTGCAGTGATAAACAAATGCAATCTTGCATACTCACTGGTG TTGGTTATCATAATGGCGGGCTTTGCATGAAGGATAGAAATCTCGTTGAAGGCCTTTTTCTCAAGGGCGATATTCAAATTCTCTGTACAACCAATACTCTTGCACATGGGATTAACTTACCAGCACATACTGTTGTAATCAAGTCAACTCAATATTT CAATAAGGAGAAAGGACTCTACTTGGAATATGAGCGCTCAATGGTACTACAG ATGTGTGGTAGGGCAGGCCGTCCACCTTTTGATGATACTGGGACGGTTATAATAATGACAAGAAAAGAAACA GTTCATTTGTATGAGAATCTCTTAAATGGATGTGAAATGGTGGAATCCCA ATTGCTTTCATGTGCAATTGAGCATCTAAATGCTGAGATAGTTCAGCTCACTGTCTCTGATATAAGCTTGGCAATTGAGTGGCTAAAGTGCTCGTACTTGTACGTGCGGATCAAGAAG AATCCTGAAAATTATGGCGTGAAGAGAGGAATTCCTTGTGAACGTCTAGAGAAGCACATGAGAG ATATATGTGTTCAGAAAATCAATGAGCTGGCAGAATATGGAATGATTTGGACGGATGAAGATGCTTTCCTTCTAAAACCATTAG AGCCAGGAAAACTGATGACAAAATTTTACCTAAAATTTGGCACAATGAAAGATATCGTGACAGCACCAGGAAGTTGCAGTTTAGAAGATGCCCTTCATGTTGTATGTCGCTCTGAGGAGATTGCAT GGATCCAGTTGAGACGTAATGAGAAGAAGCTTTTGAATGACATAAACTCTGATAAAGAAGGCAGGCTGCGGTTTCATGTCATTGGCGAAAATAGCAAAAGGAAAAAGAGGATTCAGACCAGGGAGGAGAAAATATTTGTCCTGGCAAATGACTGCTTGACTGGTGATCCTTCAATCAGGGATTTATCCCTTAATCAGGATATGAACTCAATATGCTCAAACGGCTGTAGGATCGCTAGATGTATGAAAGAGTGTTTCTTCTACAAAAAGAGTTACAAGGGAGCTGTGAACTCCACATTACTTGCTAAATCCTTACGCCAAAGACTCTGGGATGACAGCCCATACTTACTGAAACAACTCCCTGGCATTGGGATGGTCACAGCAAAG GCACTGCATTCAGCAGGAATTAATTCATTCAGAACTTTGGCAGAAGCTGATCCcagaaaaatagaaattttaacaGGTCGTAAATATCCCTTTGGGAACCATATCAAAGAATCGCTGCTATCTCTCCCTCCAACGCTGGAGATGCAGATTGAAGAAGCTGAGTGCAAAGTGCAAGGGAAGTCAAAGATCACTGTCAAGCTAACTCGCTTGCCGCGGCAGATTTCATCCAGCAAACAACACTTTGCAGATATG ACAGTGGGATCAGAAGAAGATAATATGATcctttttcatgaaaaaataaG GGCAGAAGAGTTTCCCAG cCCTTACGTTGTGACCGTTCTTGTTGCATGCCCTCTGCATGGGAAGGTGACTGTGAAAGCTGATCTCATATTTGATGAGTACG TTGGCCTTGATGTCCATGAAAAGCATGTGGTTTCCAGGGATATTTATTCCATCAGGAATGCCACATTGGTGAATGAAGAAGCACCTACTAGTTACTCTGGCCCCAAGGAAATGTACATAGTGGAAGACGGCAACAAAATGAGCTCCTATGCTGCTGCAAATGATGTAACTCATGATCTAAACAACTCTAACAAACCACTGCATTCTTCTGT GCCCAGCTTTGAACTTCTAGATGAAGAAACAG ATATCTATCTCCAAGAGCCGGGAGAAGCTGAGCCCAAGGTCAAGACGGAGGAGATGATATTTGACCACATCCGGAAAAAGTCCAAAAATTTTCCCACTTTAGTGACGTCCAAGGAGGCCATGGACTGTTCTTATGAGCCCTTGATCCTGAGGAGCCCTATTCGCACAACAAAGATGAGCCAGAGCCACTTCAAAGCTGATGCTTATGACTATGACTTTTATGGAGATGATGTGATTCTAGTTGATCCAACACCGCCAGAAGCCGCCTCATCATCAAGCTTCTTCTTTGATGAACAATGCTATCATACCAGCAAATACAGAAGCTTTGACAACATTGTGAACTCAAAGCCTTTCTCTAAACCACAAGGCAGTGTCATTAAAGTGTCGCCATTAGAATCAGATCTAAGTTCCAGGAGGCCACCAACACCAAGCACTCACAAGGAAGTTGGCTTTCTTGGCTTTAAAAGTGTCTTTTCCTTCCTTTAA
- the LOC120280062 gene encoding ATP-dependent DNA helicase MER3 homolog isoform X1, with protein MDSCSLISVADLPAPFRSAFCFRYFNSLQSECFPVCFLSDVNMVVSAPTGSGKTVLFELCILRLLSRFLSYEGKFNHQKGTLKTIYIAPSKALVQEKLRDWNMKFNTWGINCLEMTGDNETYNLKNVHDADIILTTPEKFDSVTRHGIRDGGLSFFSDIALVLIDEVHLLNDPRGAALEAIVSRIKMLSRSSDMKSSPLANVRLLAVSATIPNIEDLAEWLLVPAEGIKRFGEEMRPVKLVTKVFGYAPAKNDFLFERRLQSFIFDILMQHSRGKSALVFCSTRKGAQAAAQHLSQIAVSLGPSSPFIKSKLQQEKLKEASLSCSDKQMQSCILTGVGYHNGGLCMKDRNLVEGLFLKGDIQILCTTNTLAHGINLPAHTVVIKSTQYFNKEKGLYLEYERSMVLQMCGRAGRPPFDDTGTVIIMTRKETVHLYENLLNGCEMVESQLLSCAIEHLNAEIVQLTVSDISLAIEWLKCSYLYVRIKKNPENYGVKRGIPCERLEKHMRDICVQKINELAEYGMIWTDEDAFLLKPLEPGKLMTKFYLKFGTMKDIVTAPGSCSLEDALHVVCRSEEIAWIQLRRNEKKLLNDINSDKEGRLRFHVIGENSKRKKRIQTREEKIFVLANDCLTGDPSIRDLSLNQDMNSICSNGCRIARCMKECFFYKKSYKGAVNSTLLAKSLRQRLWDDSPYLLKQLPGIGMVTAKALHSAGINSFRTLAEADPRKIEILTGRKYPFGNHIKESLLSLPPTLEMQIEEAECKVQGKSKITVKLTRLPRQISSSKQHFADMTVGSEEDNMILFHEKIRAEEFPSPYVVTVLVACPLHGKVTVKADLIFDEYVGLDVHEKHVVSRDIYSIRNATLVNEEAPTSYSGPKEMYIVEDGNKMSSYAAANDVTHDLNNSNKPLHSSVPSFELLDEETEDIYLQEPGEAEPKVKTEEMIFDHIRKKSKNFPTLVTSKEAMDCSYEPLILRSPIRTTKMSQSHFKADAYDYDFYGDDVILVDPTPPEAASSSSFFFDEQCYHTSKYRSFDNIVNSKPFSKPQGSVIKVSPLESDLSSRRPPTPSTHKEVGFLGFKSVFSFL; from the exons ATGGACTCGTGTTCACTGATATCTGTGGCTGACTTGCCTGCCCCCTTTCGATCTGCCTTTTGTTTCAG GTACTTTAATTCCCTGCAAAGTGAGTGCTTTCCTGTTTGCTTCCTCTCCGATGTAAACATGGTTGTCTCTGCACCTACCGGAAGTGGTAAAACAGTGCTCTTTGAGCTCTGCATTCTTAGGCTTCTCTCAAGGTTTCTTTCTTATGAGGGGAAGTTCAATCATCAAAAGGGAACCCTCAAAACT ATATACATAGCTCCTTCCAAGGCATTAGTACAGGAAAAGCTTCGTGACTGGAATATGAAGTTCAATACATGGGGAATTAATTGCTTGGAGATGACCGGTGACAATGAGACTTATAATCTGAAGAATGTACATGATGCAGACATTATACTAACTACCCCGGAG aaATTTGACTCTGTGACCCGTCATGGCATAAGAGATGGTGGTTTGAGCTTCTTCAGTGATATTGCTCTTGTACTTATTGATGAAGTTCACCTTCTTAATGACCCACGGGGAGCTGCTCTTGAGGCAATTGTTAGCAGAATTAAGATGCTTTCTCGTAGCTCAGATATGAAATCGAGTCCTCTAGCAAATGTTAGATTACTTGCAGTTTCTGCTACGATTCCCAACATTGAAGACCTTG CGGAATGGCTTTTGGTTCCAGCCGAAGGGATTAAAAG ATTCGGAGAAGAGATGAGACCAGTAAAGTTAGTAACCAAGGTTTTTG GCTATGCACCAGCAAAGAACGACTTCCTGTTTGAAAGG CGTCTCCAAAGCTTCATTTTTG ACATACTCATGCAACATTCAAGAGGAAAATCTGCACTAGTTTTCTGCTCTACTAGAAAAGGGGCACAGGCAGCAGCACAACACCTCTCTCAAATTGCTGTCAGCCTTGGTCCTTCAAGTCCATTCATAAAATCCAAGCTGCAGCAGGAAAAACTGAAGGAGGCTTCTTTGTCTTGCAGTGATAAACAAATGCAATCTTGCATACTCACTGGTG TTGGTTATCATAATGGCGGGCTTTGCATGAAGGATAGAAATCTCGTTGAAGGCCTTTTTCTCAAGGGCGATATTCAAATTCTCTGTACAACCAATACTCTTGCACATGGGATTAACTTACCAGCACATACTGTTGTAATCAAGTCAACTCAATATTT CAATAAGGAGAAAGGACTCTACTTGGAATATGAGCGCTCAATGGTACTACAG ATGTGTGGTAGGGCAGGCCGTCCACCTTTTGATGATACTGGGACGGTTATAATAATGACAAGAAAAGAAACA GTTCATTTGTATGAGAATCTCTTAAATGGATGTGAAATGGTGGAATCCCA ATTGCTTTCATGTGCAATTGAGCATCTAAATGCTGAGATAGTTCAGCTCACTGTCTCTGATATAAGCTTGGCAATTGAGTGGCTAAAGTGCTCGTACTTGTACGTGCGGATCAAGAAG AATCCTGAAAATTATGGCGTGAAGAGAGGAATTCCTTGTGAACGTCTAGAGAAGCACATGAGAG ATATATGTGTTCAGAAAATCAATGAGCTGGCAGAATATGGAATGATTTGGACGGATGAAGATGCTTTCCTTCTAAAACCATTAG AGCCAGGAAAACTGATGACAAAATTTTACCTAAAATTTGGCACAATGAAAGATATCGTGACAGCACCAGGAAGTTGCAGTTTAGAAGATGCCCTTCATGTTGTATGTCGCTCTGAGGAGATTGCAT GGATCCAGTTGAGACGTAATGAGAAGAAGCTTTTGAATGACATAAACTCTGATAAAGAAGGCAGGCTGCGGTTTCATGTCATTGGCGAAAATAGCAAAAGGAAAAAGAGGATTCAGACCAGGGAGGAGAAAATATTTGTCCTGGCAAATGACTGCTTGACTGGTGATCCTTCAATCAGGGATTTATCCCTTAATCAGGATATGAACTCAATATGCTCAAACGGCTGTAGGATCGCTAGATGTATGAAAGAGTGTTTCTTCTACAAAAAGAGTTACAAGGGAGCTGTGAACTCCACATTACTTGCTAAATCCTTACGCCAAAGACTCTGGGATGACAGCCCATACTTACTGAAACAACTCCCTGGCATTGGGATGGTCACAGCAAAG GCACTGCATTCAGCAGGAATTAATTCATTCAGAACTTTGGCAGAAGCTGATCCcagaaaaatagaaattttaacaGGTCGTAAATATCCCTTTGGGAACCATATCAAAGAATCGCTGCTATCTCTCCCTCCAACGCTGGAGATGCAGATTGAAGAAGCTGAGTGCAAAGTGCAAGGGAAGTCAAAGATCACTGTCAAGCTAACTCGCTTGCCGCGGCAGATTTCATCCAGCAAACAACACTTTGCAGATATG ACAGTGGGATCAGAAGAAGATAATATGATcctttttcatgaaaaaataaG GGCAGAAGAGTTTCCCAG cCCTTACGTTGTGACCGTTCTTGTTGCATGCCCTCTGCATGGGAAGGTGACTGTGAAAGCTGATCTCATATTTGATGAGTACG TTGGCCTTGATGTCCATGAAAAGCATGTGGTTTCCAGGGATATTTATTCCATCAGGAATGCCACATTGGTGAATGAAGAAGCACCTACTAGTTACTCTGGCCCCAAGGAAATGTACATAGTGGAAGACGGCAACAAAATGAGCTCCTATGCTGCTGCAAATGATGTAACTCATGATCTAAACAACTCTAACAAACCACTGCATTCTTCTGT GCCCAGCTTTGAACTTCTAGATGAAGAAACAG AAGATATCTATCTCCAAGAGCCGGGAGAAGCTGAGCCCAAGGTCAAGACGGAGGAGATGATATTTGACCACATCCGGAAAAAGTCCAAAAATTTTCCCACTTTAGTGACGTCCAAGGAGGCCATGGACTGTTCTTATGAGCCCTTGATCCTGAGGAGCCCTATTCGCACAACAAAGATGAGCCAGAGCCACTTCAAAGCTGATGCTTATGACTATGACTTTTATGGAGATGATGTGATTCTAGTTGATCCAACACCGCCAGAAGCCGCCTCATCATCAAGCTTCTTCTTTGATGAACAATGCTATCATACCAGCAAATACAGAAGCTTTGACAACATTGTGAACTCAAAGCCTTTCTCTAAACCACAAGGCAGTGTCATTAAAGTGTCGCCATTAGAATCAGATCTAAGTTCCAGGAGGCCACCAACACCAAGCACTCACAAGGAAGTTGGCTTTCTTGGCTTTAAAAGTGTCTTTTCCTTCCTTTAA